One window from the genome of Myripristis murdjan chromosome 6, fMyrMur1.1, whole genome shotgun sequence encodes:
- the LOC115360670 gene encoding cytochrome P450 2F2-like, with amino-acid sequence MLGSLFLLWLTFCLLFFLLRTRRAKNFPPGPQPVPIFGNLLQLNLENPTADLERLSARYGKVFSLYFGGRPAVILNGTKAMREALVTKATDFAGRPGGLLLSHLTQGKGVIMADHGPSWREHRRFALMTLRNFGLGKQSMEQRILGEVEHVAAVLEKSIGKSVDPQTLFHNASCDIICSIMFGTRYDYEHEFFQAMIKMMADSSKIANGPWGMIYDTIPLLRSLPLPFQYPLKAYCTVKNYVLGIVVEHRASRSPNQPRDVIDSYLDEMDKRKAEGDSLFNEDQMLVMLMDLLFAGTDTTSNTIRFAMLYLMTHPDIQERCQREIDRVLEGKDQASFEDRHKMPYTQAVIQETQRIASTLPLSVFHSTTKDTELMGYHIPKGTLVIPHLTSVLYEEGQWKFPHEFNPDNFLNEQGELLKLEAFMPFSVGPRMCLGEGLARMELFLILVTLLRRFQFVWPEDAGQPDYTPVFGVTQAPKPYSMMVRLRESQQG; translated from the exons ATGTTAGGATCTCTGTTCCTGCTCTGGCTGACtttttgtctgctgttttttctcttgcGGACCCGCCGGGCCAAAAACTTCCCTCCAGGCCCGCAGCCCGTGCCCATCTTTGGAAACCTGCTGCAACTCAATCTGGAGAATCCTACTGCAGATCTGGAAAGG CTCAGCGCTCGCTATGGAAAAGTTTTCAGCCTGTACTTCGGCGGCCGGCCAGCAGTCATCCTGAATGGGACCAAAGCCATGAGGGAAGCCCTGGTTACCAAGGCAACAGACTTTGCGGGACGCCCTGGCGGACTGCTGCTCAGCCACCTAACACAGGGCAAAG GTGTGATCATGGCTGACCACGGTCCTAGTTGGAGGGAGCACCGTCGTTTTGCTCTGATGACTCTGAGAAACTTCGGTCTGGGGAAGCAGTCCATGGAGCAAAGGATTCTGGGAGAGGTAGAGCACGTCGCCGCGGTGCTGGAGAAGAGCATTG GAAAGTCTGTGGACCCCCAGACTTTGTTTCACAACGCCTCCTGCGACATCATCTGCTCCATTATGTTCGGGACACGCTACGACTACGAACACGAGTTCTTCCAGGCCATGATCAAGATGATGGCCGACAGCTCCAAAATCGCCAACGGGCCCTGGGGGATG atCTATGACACCATACCACTGCTGAGGAGTCTTCCGCTGCCTTTCCAATACCCTCTGAAGGCTTACTGCACAGTCAAAAATTATGTGCTGGGCATCGTAGTGGAGCACAGAGCCTCCCGCTCCCCAAACCAGCCCCGGGACGTCATCGACAGCTACCTGGACGAGATGGACAAGAGG AAAGCAGAGGGGGACAGTCTGTTTAATGAGGACCAGATGTTGGTGATGTTGATGGACCTGCTGTTTGCTGGGACAGACACCACGTCCAACACCATCCGCTTCGCCATGCTCTACCTCATGACCCACCCCGACATCCAGG AGCGCTGTCAGCGGGAAATTGACCGGGTGCTGGAAGGAAAGGATCAGGCCAGTTTTGAAGACAGACACAAGATGCCATACACACAG GCAGTGATCCAGGAGACGCAGCGTATCGCCAGCACTCTGCCTCTCAGCGTCTTCCACTCCACCACAAAGGACACCGAGCTCATGGGATACCACATACCCAAA GGAACCTTGGTCATCCCTCACCTGACTTCAGTTCTGTACGAGGAAGGACAGTGGAAGTTCCCGCACGAATTCAACCCTGACAACTTCCTGAACGAGCAGGGAGAGCTGCTGAAACTGGAGGCGTTCATGCCTTTCTCTGTTG GTCCCCGTATGTGTCTCGGGGAGGGCCTGGCTCGTATGGAGCTCTTCCTCATCCTGGTGACTCTGCTGAGGAGGTTCCAGTTCGTCTGGCCAGAGGACGCGGGACAGCCAGACTACACTCCGGTGTTCGGGGTCACCCAGGCCCCGAAACCCTACAGCATGATGGTCAGGCTCCGAGAGAGCCAGCagggctga